In the genome of Populus trichocarpa isolate Nisqually-1 chromosome 10, P.trichocarpa_v4.1, whole genome shotgun sequence, the window TGATTCAGTTGTTAAGATTAGGAATGCAGTGAGGTTTGTTAGATCTTCTCCTTCTAGACAACTTGTTTTTAACCAATGTACGAAGAGGTTGAAAATTGGGATTAAAAAATCTGTTTGCTTGGATGTTGTAACTAGATGGAACTCTACATATATGATGCTAGATGCGACTGATAAATTTGATGTGGTTTTTATGAGGTTAGAAGAAACCGATCCTAGGTATTTGAGTTACTTTGAGGTagattaaaaaggaaaacaaaaaaacttaggtCCTCCTGCTTTAGAAGATTGAGAAAAGGCTAGATCTTTTGTCAAGGTCTTGAAACTATTTTACACGGttacattgaaattttctgGCTCGTTGTATGTGACATCTAATTCTTTCTTCCATGAATTGATTTCCATGCACACAAGCATATCTCAACTTTGTAGAAGTGAAGATGTTTATGTAAGTAAAATCGCCAAGAATATGATGGCAAAGTATAAAAAACATTGGGGGGGATCAAGATACACAAAACTTTTTGTTGTATGTGGCTGTTGTGTTAGATCCACGTTTCAAATTGAAGTAtgtgagattttgttttggaagaTTGTATAATATTGAAGAGGCTGAAAATTTTACAATTAAGGTTAAAGATACTTTGCTAAGGTTGTTTGAGCATTATATGAATGTTGATGAGAATGTGAGGTTGTTAATAGTGTTGGAACTAGTataaatgaaaatgttaatgttgaTTTAATGGTGGTAAATGATGATATGTTGGATGACTTAGCttctcaattcaaaaaacatttagaggAAGAAGGTGgtgtccaaaaaaaattaaggttgagAGGTATTTGGGTGATGATTGTGAGGATcctaatgattttaaattagatattttgggTTGGTGGAGGTGTAATGCTACAAAATACAAGATTCTTTCTAAGGTGGCACAACACGTGTTAGCTATTCCGATATCTACAGTTGTTTCTGAAGCAGCTTTCAGTACTGGTCGTCGTATTTTAGATCCATTTCGAAGCTCTTTATCTCCATCGACAGTGCAAGCACCGGTTTGTTGTCAGAATTGGTTGAGTTTAGCATCAATTCCAATCAACATTAGAAACTTCAtggattatattgaaaattctGAGATGATTAAGTCAAgtaatttcttttacaaatttaaatgtagttattttataatatcatttatttacatatgttcaatctaacattttaatttatgttttggtaGAATTTggtgaaagtttaaaaatctCAACTGATTGTTTGTAAGTTGTAATGATGATGTTGGTGCAATCCtgaaatataattgttttgggtaattaatttacttaaccttattaattccttttaaaattttgcattgctaaattttttaatagtcGAACTGTAATATGTTGCTAATTTGTTAGTGTTTCTTTACAGCATTATCCTTGCTGGATCTTTTGGCTTTTGCTGTTGCTGGAAGTTTTGGATGCTACTGTAGTGCTGgtgtcagatttttttttctttaaattatgacggatgtttatgataatttattactGGTTGTTATTTGCTAATGTAAACTTTTTTAGTGTGAAcatctcttttaatttgaagtGCTCAAATTTGATCATGCATCTTGCATATTGCATTGATCTGAACTTTCATAGcttatttttttgcatattaaaGATAGTAAGATAgaacatttcaaatttattgtgACTATaagcatttcaaaaaaaaaatcaatattttaatttcattgaaaaagcttataacaaaattaatcaaattagaatattttaaagaattttaaaaagcttataaacttagtataacaaaaaaatttagcagCCCAATTTAATCTaagcccattaaaaaaaagtcaaaaaaacccattaatttaaagattaggtttcccggttttttAGCTACAAAACCGGATtcaaccgaaccgaaccggttcgatTTGAACCGGAATTTGGttcggtttgaatttttaaaaatatgagttACTTGGTTCAGTTAGTTTTTATGGttcaaatcaaaccaaaccgaaccatgAACAGGCCTACTTAGTGGTCTTGTCACCCCACGTTGAAGAAGCTTTCACATCCTAACAGAGTGTAACAAAGGAGGAAAACAggataaaaatatgtaaaagcATCCTCATTTGGCAAAATCATCAAAACCTATTGACCATCCGCTCAAACTGAATTAACATTGAACAAAGCCGGCAAGAGAAAATAATAGCTCTACTTGCAAagcacaaacaaaaaatatataccacACCCAACACAAGGGTGCTCCTATTCTAAAAAGAAGACAACCCTTGTCTCACAGAATTTACATATTCACAGATCGTAAATGAAGTTTAATGGATGAAACAGAAACATGGGTAAAAACTATGTACACGATACTAATCTTTGTTAACCCCTCACAGCCAGGGCTTGCAAATGATCTATAAAATCTTGCAAGCTCAAATCATCAGTAAGTATAATTTCTGACCCATCTGCATATGCTGAATTCTGCGTCACAGATGGGTTCAACTTCGCAAGAAGAAACCTAGCCTGACTACCATGTTGATCACACTTAATTAGCTTGGGTGCCGGAACTCGTTCCACCACCAATTGCTCTGCATCAAGTTCAGGAGCTTCCAAAAGCTTTCTCAGATTCTCATGGTTTGGATCTTTGTGGTAACCAAGCTTCCTCCATTGAGCAATCTTGGACCCGTAATGAATCACCACATGGAAATAAGAATCAAAGAGCAAAATAACATCAGCAGAAATTGAGCGAACATCTAGGAGCACAGGAACAGGAGGCCCATCAAAAGAATATTGAAAAAGTGTCGGTTGTATCATGATAAGGGAACCCACTACCCCTTCACGGTTCAGCATCAGGCGGAAGAATGCAGTTTCATCAGGGGTACAGTTGAAAACATCGATGAACTGAGACCTCCTCAAGTAATACATGAACTGGGGGTAAAGAGAAAAGTTTGATGACAAGCGGAAGGAAGATGGATCTTCCTGGATGTAGTCTCCAAACTTGGAAGCAAAGCTGATAAGGTTATCATCCAGCCAACTTATAACATCTCGAGCAAGACATCTCTCTGCTCGGTGGATGGCTAGCCTGGCCATGACCGAAGCTGCTGCTTCCTGATCAAAACCGGCATTGATTTCTGGTGACTTGCTTTCAACCCATCTTCTTGCAGCAGTCGTAACCCTTTTCCGGACTCCCATGTTCCCATTTCTGTAGCGTGTTATAAACTGTACAAAAAATGCAGACCCAGGTTCGGCCTTGTGTTCATCACATACTTCAAAGAAGAAAGCTAcgcatgttttattatttagtgtACCAAGCTTCCACATATAAGTGCCGCCCTCCCCAATCTCACGGTCACTAACTACATTGTTCTTTTTCCGAAGAGAAACGCATGGTCCAAGGGCTCCACAGATTTTTACATCTTTAGTAGTCACCACTTCAATTGTTGCATCAAAATACATCTTCAAGTGTCCCTCTTCGTCACGACTAAAAATGTACCGTAAGCACTTTCTGAATTGATCAGACTCAAACAACTCCCCAAACATCATGAACCCACCAGAACTCTCAACAGGGCATTTTAATTCTGCTGCACCTACTTGATCAAGAGAACAAGCAAAAAGATCCAGAACGACAGATGCATCAGATAATCTCTGTGATAGTTGATTGTAAAAGCTGCAGGATTTCATATAGTGCGGTGCATGACCATTAATGAGGTCTCTATGAGTTCTGATGGAATTACTAAGATCTGAGTTCACAACAATCCCTGGCCCCAAAGTTGCAGGTCCAGATGTGAAAATCATGATCCGGGATCCTGTATTCCCTGAGCATCCTTCAAGAAGTCCAAGTGCAACCGATATTGCTGCTCCTGTGCACCTTTGAGGGCGATGCCCTGGCATCACTACAGCTAGAGAACAGATTTCTTCAATTGCAGTGGTGATATTGAACTCACATTCAGATACAGGTAGCAAAAATCCCTGCTTTTGGATAACTGGTGTCTTTCCAAGTTGCTGTCGCTGCCACTTGGTGCTGTATATGCCCAGAAATTGTTGGGTCTGCATGTTCAAAGGGATAAGCAAAACATTGATTTTAAGTAAACACAGACATTTGTTTTccaacatataatatatatatcaaaaaccTTTAGACACATTAGAGTATAACATCTATTTGCAAATATCACCCTATAACATTATGACGCACATGGCAAAACATTGATGATTTATGGTATAGATGCAAAGTAATAATACTCCCTAATTTATCTGATATCTAGGAAAAATGGCAAGTACGGATCAAGCTAGAGGCGAAGTGAGCAAATAATGCAAATGCAAGCAATATGATCAAATCCCATTCAGCTTTCAAGCAACGCAAGTATGCCCATAAAAAGCATCAAGCTTGAGCCATCTAATCACAAGATAAAATCTCCAGCAAAAGTGACAACACAAATCACAACAGCGAACTGCGACATAGTTTGGCTTTTCTAATCAGAAAATTATATTAGTCATTTCGGAAAGCAATAAACCTTAATCCCCTCCCGGTTAAAGCACACTTAATGAAAATTAACACAGTTGAAGTATCCAATAAATATGCACATAACCATCTAAAACATACAATTGCACATGGAAACTAATTTGACTTCATAGTTTAAGCTTCAAACGATTAGAAACACCAATTTAATAAACGCTCAAATAATTCTACAATTGAATGTTTAATCCAAGTACCTGCTCTGACGAAACCTCACGTCCGCCATGAAACACAACAACCCTTGAGCACTCTGAAAACCCCAAATCATAAACCCTAACCATTGCATCAAAAGTAAGTAACCCAACCAGGGCATTTTCCGGCAACTGCTCAACAACCAACAACAACTCATTCTTCACGGCCCTCAACTCCTCCTCAACCATACAAGCATCCACTACAAACACAAACGCCGGAACAGGCCCCACCAATCCCCTGACTTCCCCACCAGCACAACCACCAATGCTCCTCGGAGTGCCCGCATAAAGCATAGACGACAACGACACATTGGACGACGAAAACCCATTAGACCAACCATAACCCAAATGCGAATTAGACCGAAATTTAGGATCAACCTTGTCAATTTTGTATTCTACAGTACTGTAAGTAGGAAAAAGTTCAGCAGGAAGATTGGTTTCACCGATACCTAAATAAGAAATAGGGAAATGATTTCTGTTGTAGCAGAAAGGACAGACCCAAATGCGAGACTGATAATCTACACGAGCATAAGGGTTCAAAACAGCAGCACAGCGAGTGCAGATTAGGGGATCGTAGGGTAGAATTGGAAGCTCAGTTGATTGCATCAGTGGAGTGCACATGATGCTAAGTGGGATTATAAGAGTAGAAACTTGGTTTTTGGTTGTTGGCCATGCGTTCCATGACCAACGTAAGCCTTCGATCGCCTCTAATTCGATGAAGTCCATTCTGGGGTGGTCAGATTTTAGATGTTTTCAGTTTTCCAAGGGTGATTTCATGGCATGTTGTGTTTTTACATGGgagttttgtgttttcaaaagTTTATAAATTTAGGATGGAAGAGAATCTCGGATGTTGTGTCGTGGAAGTagtgtttggttgctgagaaaccCCATGGTTTGAATTTTGGAAATGTTTGGTTTTGACCTGGGATTTCAAAAGTGACCGGCTGATCATACCATTCGGTTACTGTAACGGGGATAAAAGAGATAGAATCAATGGAAATAAAAAGAGACAAGAcagaaaagaataaagatatagaattatgtttgataaaggatgaaatgaatgtttttgtattgtatttggttaaattattaagataaaataaaatataaaaaaattattttatagtttacttggggaaaaaaattaaagttcgaAAAGCAAAAGAG includes:
- the LOC7498040 gene encoding protein transport protein sec23-1, producing the protein MDFIELEAIEGLRWSWNAWPTTKNQVSTLIIPLSIMCTPLMQSTELPILPYDPLICTRCAAVLNPYARVDYQSRIWVCPFCYNRNHFPISYLGIGETNLPAELFPTYSTVEYKIDKVDPKFRSNSHLGYGWSNGFSSSNVSLSSMLYAGTPRSIGGCAGGEVRGLVGPVPAFVFVVDACMVEEELRAVKNELLLVVEQLPENALVGLLTFDAMVRVYDLGFSECSRVVVFHGGREVSSEQTQQFLGIYSTKWQRQQLGKTPVIQKQGFLLPVSECEFNITTAIEEICSLAVVMPGHRPQRCTGAAISVALGLLEGCSGNTGSRIMIFTSGPATLGPGIVVNSDLSNSIRTHRDLINGHAPHYMKSCSFYNQLSQRLSDASVVLDLFACSLDQVGAAELKCPVESSGGFMMFGELFESDQFRKCLRYIFSRDEEGHLKMYFDATIEVVTTKDVKICGALGPCVSLRKKNNVVSDREIGEGGTYMWKLGTLNNKTCVAFFFEVCDEHKAEPGSAFFVQFITRYRNGNMGVRKRVTTAARRWVESKSPEINAGFDQEAAASVMARLAIHRAERCLARDVISWLDDNLISFASKFGDYIQEDPSSFRLSSNFSLYPQFMYYLRRSQFIDVFNCTPDETAFFRLMLNREGVVGSLIMIQPTLFQYSFDGPPVPVLLDVRSISADVILLFDSYFHVVIHYGSKIAQWRKLGYHKDPNHENLRKLLEAPELDAEQLVVERVPAPKLIKCDQHGSQARFLLAKLNPSVTQNSAYADGSEIILTDDLSLQDFIDHLQALAVRG